A segment of the Mercurialis annua linkage group LG4, ddMerAnnu1.2, whole genome shotgun sequence genome:
tatgctaaaagtccattttattATGAACGGATTATAACTCAGATAATACATATATTTAGCAACATTCTTCTCAAATTGTGGTGCTAAATTCTTCTATAAACGCTATAAATTCATATTttccaaaagattaaaaatttaatccatttttatagtaagttattattaaaaactccctaaaatttaatatattacaCAGATCTATTCTtggcattttaaaaatatttaaaaacaatctTTCATCTACTCCTAAGTATCTACTTTTctatttctattaatttttttttgtcaattaataTAAGATGCTAATATTCTATGTATGTACTAgtacttatttttaattaatgatatcCACTAATgaagaatttaataaaatgatattttgatataatattataaaatgaaaacaattttaatattcatttaaaatatcaaaatcggGTAATATGCGATGGCAACCACATGATTTAAAGTGATTACCTCCATCAATTAAGTAATTGCCTTATAGCTGATTGGCTAGCTGCCTGCCTAATTGCAATATTCACGCGTTTTGATGCCCTTTGATATAGTATTACTATTATATGTAGATTTTCAACAAGGACAAGTGGATCTCAAAATCTATAGCCTAAAGTAAAAATATCACTCTCAAATAATGAtggtttagatttttaattttttgtagcTCCACACTATTTCTTCCTTTTACTTTTCTTgacaagttacaaatcaaatatatatagttttagATTTCTAGATGAAAATGACTATAGATGTACAAAACAATATCCAATTAATACCCATCTTCATCTAGGAGTTGGGTTGTTTTGAAATATCTTTTTGCATTATTATATGGTTGATTGGACTTAAAGCAACCTTAGTCACTTTATGAATCATTCGTCTATTCTATGGTAgtaattaattactaattagtAATCAAAGGAGGCTTATTTATATCTAAACATTCATATGTGAATTTCCTTAAGAAAAAAACTTGCTGCTTTAGCAATCTATCCTTGTCGAGGtgcattttttgttttattattccTGTTTTGAGGAAATGGCTTCACATGCTTGTACTATTTCAATAATTGTGAGATatggaaatttaaaattttatgcatattaatttttaaattgaaatagaaaaaattgatAGAACTTGTAAGCAGATAAAAATACAGAGACTTTTATAGACTATTATACTATTATATCAACTTGGTGTGGTCAATTCACGGTACATGGTTTGAGCTTAGCCTTGCGATTTTAAAATACATCCCACAGTCAACAATCACCTGCCTGTCTTTTCTTTTGGTCCTACGACGGACATGCATGAACCTCTcagtaacatttttttttagaagatttggcaaaaaaaaaacatttttttagaaGAAACAACTTGTCaattaaaattacttttttgccgttggagatttaattttttattctcttatttaattgatataatatatattttcaaattattcaaaaatattaataataccctaataaaaattattaagtaatacataaaaattgaaatataatattcacTCCGTcctaaaataatagttaattttttttttcacacagtttaagaaatatGATTAACACTCTAATTTTTCACAactttatctttaatttttttatatttttaatttaattggtcaattttttaaaaaagataatgagaatattgttattaaattatGGTGCAAAGTGGGTCAGTACTCACAATTGCTTTGTAGGGAAATTAAGTGATCATTGTATTGGTCTATATGGTCTTTGACAAAACGATAGTTTTTCATAATTTGTTGCCGACATCTAGACATGTTGAACGGACtagatattttttaaactgaACTAAAACACTTAatcttattattaaatttaatgcaagtttctatttattttaaatctgttttgaaataaattttaatttgagtttttaattaaaattagaattttaaacttttcttttaaaatgatataaaataaGAATCAAATTCGTGAATTggatttaaataaaagaaattgtatcTTAACCGAATTAAACTCAACTGGTCATATCTACCCACATCTTTATCCAAATTTATATTGATTGGTACTTTcactatttataattttaaataattagtttataaaaGAGTCTCATAGGAATCAGATGAAATGAAGAATTAATTATGGATAATCATGTTGGGTAGTAAATTATTAGGtcatgaatttaaattttttcacaaGTATTCTCTctttttcaattaataattttttaaaattagtgatACTTATATTGATGGCAAAATGTTGAAAAACTCGCGAACAATGTCTAATTTTTTTACGGCtgatttttataacttttgaaaAAGTTCCATGTTTTTTTTCCTCCACAATTTGCCTATATTGATAGATCATGCAGTATAACTGAGCTATCCTAACCTTGTAATAGATgccataaataataatattatcatgttgtgaatttgcatataaaatttgtagtaaagaaaaaaatgaatatatggTAATTTAGAATGGCATGGAATCATGTAGCCATAAAAAAATGAGCATGGAGCTGACTATTATGATTGTTTGAGGATACAGAACCGATGTGTAAACATGATAGCACATCTGTTTAATGCACCACTTGGAGAGTCAGAGACAGCAGTAGGAGTTGGAACTGTTGGATCCTCAGAGGCTATTATGTTGGCTGGATTGGCTTTCAAAAGAAAGTGGCAAAACAAGAGAAAAGCTGAGGGCAAGCCTTTTGATAAACCGAATATTGTCACTGGTGCCAACGTTCAGGTATACATATTCATTTCATTCGAGCTAGGGTGTAATCGAGTCAAGCCAATTCATGAGCTTTTCGAGATTGACTCGATATTAATCTGAGTCAATCTCTATCTCAAAGTACATGAGCTAAACTGCCTGtatcaaatttaaatgttaaatgttaAATATAATTTGGCTCGAAAACATTGATAATATTTCAACTCGATTTGGTATGATGACACTCCTAATTAGAGGCCTGTAGTgtctaatattaaattaaacttgTGTTGATCAGGTTTGTTGGGAGAAATTTGCAAGGTACTTTGAAGTGGAGTTGAAGGAAGTGAAACTGACCGAAGGGTATTATGTAATGGATCCAGCGAAAGCAGTTGAAATGGTTGATGAGAACACAATTTGTGTTGCTGCTATTCTTGGTTCCACCCTTAATGGAGAATTTGAAGACGTCAAGCTCTTGAATGATCTCTTGGTTGCCAAGAACGAAGAAACTGGGTATTTTTCTCCTTCTTTATTCCCAATTTTGATGCATTATAATACAACTTGATTCAAATCTTTCACAAAGTTTTAgactaatatttatttattggaAAAAATGGATTAATGAACAAAACATCGTGCAACTCCCGTCTGAATTTTGTAATTTATCTcagttatatttatatagtaaaaaaatgtttaattgataaaaataaattttctcaCAAGCGCTTCCActctctaattataaaaaaaaacaggtttataattagagaaaatttatcatttttctaaaaaaaattacctatctaattttataaaaatatttatattatgatCAAACCTGTTTATagatttttatgtaattatcaaataaattatgatattcttttaaaaaaaatatggactAATTTGTCATAAAAGAACTTAATAcccaaattgtattttatttttaattttttatgtaggATAGATTTATGAATTTCTTGAAGTGGGTTGGTTACTTATTTGATACatatctttaaatatttattatgtaGATGGGATACTCCAATCCATGTAGATGCAGCAAGTGGTGGATTTATTGCACCATTTCTGTACCCAGAACTAGAGTGGGATTTCAGATTGCCATTGGTGAAGAGCATCAATGTTAGTGGCCACAAATATGGGCTTGTCTATGCTGGTATTGGTTGGGCCATCTGGAGAACCAAAGAAGACTTGCCTGAAGAACTCATCTTCCATATTAACTACCTTGGAGCTGATCAGCCTACCTTCACTCTCAATTTCTCCAAAGGTACTTTTATTTATTCTTAATTATCATTCTCTTCAGACCCTTCTTTTTCTTTACAATCAAATCCTTAATTTTCCCCTTTCTATGTGCGTCTATTTTTAGGTTCTAGTCAAGTCATTGCTCAATACTATCAACTCATTCGGTTGGGTTATGAGGTGAGTCCAACATTCATATTCAGCTTATTCTGCAATCATAGCTTCTTACATAGAAAAGAGTCGAAACcgcaatttttataaaaataaattactgaTATAGACTTGCTTAGCTTTCTAAAATATCAAACCGAACTAAACCAAATTCATTAGTACTTGTTCAGTTCGGTTAAAActaatttggttcgatttttgcGTACTCCTACTTAGTATATAAGTGGATTTTTATTGATGAGAAAATGTTTGGTTAAACTTTAGTAGTTTCAGAACcgtttatataatataataaaaacgCCAAAATGTAAGACTCGGAAAGTATTCAATCATTTGCAGGGATACAGGAGCATAATGGAAAACTGCAGGGACAACATGATGGTACTAAAAGAAGGACTTGAAAAGACAGGAAAATTCAACATAGTCTCAAAGGATGTCGGAGTTTCACTAGTAGCATTTTCCTTAAAAGACCACAGCTGCCATAACGAATTCGAAATTTCGGAAATGCTAAGGAGGTTCGGATGGATTGTTCCTGCTTACACAATGCCTGCCGATGCCCAACACATTACTGTTCTTCGCGTCGTCATTAGAGAAGACTTTTCTCGCACGTTTGCTGAGAGACTTGTGATTGACATCGAAAGGGTTCTGCATGAACTCGACACTCTTCCTTCTAGGATTACTGAAAAGATTGCAATTCTTGAAGACAAAGCAAAGagtgaaaataaaaatgggaaGAAGACTGAAGTTGAAACACAAAAGGAGATTACTACTATTTGGAAGAAATTTGTTCTTCAAAAGAAAATGAATGGTGTTTGTTAAGaggtaatttattttcaattggatgatgatgatgatttcTTTTTATCTATGTATGAGTTTGTATCACTTTTGTTGTATCGTTTGTATGGATTTTTCATGAGAGCAAATTatattatgtgtttgtatgtggCTACATAACTTAACTTTCATGTATAGTATCTAAGTATCATAAACTTATATGTGAACCAATTTGAATCTTATGAATCTGTTGTTGTTTTATGGGTAATACATTTGTGATCATACTATTTTACTAAGAGAGTAAGAGCAATTACTCCAACACTACTCCCATATTGTCGtagtttatagtttttttttcgtttttaaaaatcaaatggcACGGTCTTTTATTGTTATTTccgataatattttaattttattcattttagtGTTAATCAACTACTTcaagaaatttaattaaaaatataattttagtttagtctttaaatgtatttttgacataaatataaataaaaaatttattttcaaatttaatggCCTAATGAAATTGTTGGAGAATCCTTGCAAACTGAAGTAGCTCTCTCCGCAATGCAAGAGGCTTTCAAGATCGTTTTAAGAGttcttcaatttatatttttctaatttaaactgttttttagtttttcttaatttttttatttcttttaatgtttaaaataaaaaaagaactaaaaactaaaaaaagtatCTTCTATagttaaaaatagaaaacattaataaatatacaaaaaataaacaaatatcaaacatgtttttttgaaaattaaacccAAATATCTTTTTATGAAATGCAATAAAATccaatcttttttatttttttaaaataaaacgagataattactattttatttttattttcatttttcataaaattagtTAGTTTCTTATTCTcataaaatgaatattttattcAGATTTATAGTTTTACAATGTTTCATTAAATAcaagtttatatatattttcatgaaattaaataaaattcagcttttttttacttttccatAATAAAATAAAGCTGTTTTTTGGGTTTTTAAGAGTGGAGCTACTTCACATGCCAAATGAATAGGCGGCAATTCAATTTAAGTAGCAATTTATTTCCTTATCTTATAAATAAtggataattaatatataaattaattgtgTAGATAAATCAGTTATGAATTCGCTGATCATGGATAATTAGTCccattttaacaaatttttacaaattgaGGAGACAAATATGAAAGTAATAATTGAGAgccgaaaaaaaaattaaagtgagATTTTAGGTAAATATTAGtgtcattttgtaatttttttcctaAAAATAGTGAATATGCTGATTTAGCCACGTTGGCATGTTCTCTTGCCACTTACCCAAGCAGCAAGTGCCAAGTGCACACAATAACGTGTCAAGCGCTTGCGTACGTGCACACACGTGTGCGTTACAGTAAAGCATAGTTACAGTTTATACCAAGTTTAGCTTTGTTTGAAGTTTAACAAAAATGATCCGCTCTAACCAATTATTATTCCAACCAAAGCGGACACAAAGAACTGATCAAACAAAACCGATATTCATGCTTATCACTCACTCTTAATTCCGATTCATTAGGAAACTATTAACATTAAACACTTTAATCATCGATCTCTTTTAATCATCCTCCTATAATTTTAATCACATTTCACTTTGCTAATTAAACTCAGATTATTACATAACTATGGCTCTCTCCAGGGCTGGTATAGACTCAGATGGCTCTGTTCATTCTACATTCGCCTCTCGTTATGTTCGAACTTCCCTTCCCAggtcatcatcatcattcatTGCTTCTTTACATCCATggttttttcttaaaaaaaatagattaaaaatatataatgtgtttttttattgattttttcagGTTCAGGATGCCTGATAATTCTATTCCGAAGGAGGCAGCGTTTCAATTCATAAACGATGAGCTAATGTTGGATGGAAATCCAAGGCTTAACCTCGCGTCGTTTGTGACGACATGGATGGAACCTGAGTGTGATAAGCTTATCATGGCTTCTATTAATAAGAATTATGTTGACATGGATGAGTATCCTGTCACCACTGAATTGCAGGCTAGTACTCGTCCTGAGCTTTCTAAACCTTGTTTTTCTTTCATgacagattttttttttctataagaTGGGCACTGGAAGTTTATAATATGAGAAAAATTAgtaaaatgtaaatttatatatgccTATTAGGTCCGTTATGCATGTATGATCATATGAATTATGAGTAATATATAGTGGgtataaattgatttattgaCGTAATGATTAtgtttatcttttaattattcgGAAACTTGTGTCATGGTGGAACAGAACCGATGTGTAAACATGATAGCACATCTGTTTAATGCGCCACTTGGAGAGTCGGAGACAGCAGTTGGAGTAGGGACTGTTGGATCTTCTGAGGCAATAATGCTTGCTGGTTTAGCTTTCAAGAGGAAGTGGCAGCACAGGAGAAAATCTGAGGGAAAACCATTTGATAATCCTAACATTGTCACTGGTGCCAATGTTCAggtatttttttccatactgttCTTTATCGATGGATTTCGTATGACTTGGTGAGCCGGTGTTTAGGATGTGACGGAGGTGTGATTCGGACCTATAACAGAGACAGTTAGAATTAGTTTGGGCCTTTAAATCCAATGCTCAAATCAATAAAGTTTTATAGCTCAAGATTTTATTGGTTGtgattctcattttttttatgaaggtCTGCTGGGAGAAATTTGCAAGGTACTTTGAAGTGGAGCTGAAAGAGGTGAAACTAAGGGAAGGCTATTATGTGATGGACCCCGAACAGGCAGCGGAAATGGTTGATGAAAACACAATCTGTGTAGCTGCTATCCTTGGATCTACTTTAAATGGAGAGTTTGAAGATGTCAAGCGTTTGAATGATCTTTTGGTTGAGAAGAACAGCCAAACTGGGTAAACTACTCTTGTCTCTTTCCGCTCATTTAGTTGTGTGCGCGTGTGCGTGTGCGTGTGCCTATATGAGCATATACACTATGTGCAAAAAATCAACTAGTTATAATGGGAAGCTGCTAATTGCTTGGGAACTTTTGAGTCCTATGTTTcaacattttgtttttgttcacGAAAACACTTTCTATTTCCGCCACATTATGCCTTATTTAGTAATATGGAATTGTGTTATGCAGATGGGATACTCCAATTCATGTAGATGCAGCAAGTGGTGGATTTATTGCACCATTTCTGCATCCAGAACTTGAGTGGGATTTTAGATTACCATTGGTGAAGAGTATTAATGTGAGTGGTCATAAGTATGGACTTGTCTATGCTGGTATTGGTTGGGTCATTTGGAGAAGCAAAGATGATTTGCCTGAAGATCTCATCTTCCATATTAATTATCTTGGAGCTGATCAGCCTACTTTCACTCTCAATTTCTCTAAaggtatatatatttaaatagcaAAATCAACTTCTGcaaaatattaagttattcCCTTTCTAAATTCACTTGCGTCAAACCTTACATTTGAATTGAAAAAGCTTGTTTGGTTCATTACAGGTTCTTGTCAAGTCATTGCTCAATACTATCAATTGATTCGCTTGGGTTTCGAGGTAATTCCAACCCTATACATATATAGTCTAACATTTAATTGTTTTCCGCATTTTTTATATCGGCACGACCTAGAGGTGCGACACGAACAAATATAAAGTCTAACAATAACATGTTAATGTAATTTCTAGGGCTACAAAAATGTAATGGAAAATTGTATAGACAACATGCTAGTACTAAAAGACGGATTGGAGAAAACAGGACGATTCAACATTGTATCGAAAGACATCGGAGTACCATTGGTAGCATTTTCTTTGAAAGATAACAGCAAACACAATGAGTTTGAGCTTACCGACATGCTCCGGCGGTATGGCTGGATCATTCCGGCGTACACCATGCCACCGGATGCACAACATGTGACGGTGCTTCGAGTGGTGATTAGGGAAGATTTTTCTCGAACTCTTGCGGAACGTCTTTTGAATGATATAGGGAAAGTGTTACATGAACTTGATTCTTTGCCATCGAGACTTGAGACTAGGGTTTCAATAAGTGCAGATGATAAAGTAGTTGTCAAGAAAACTGCTATAGAGACTCAAAGAGAGGTAACCATGGTTTGGAGGAAGTTTGttatggagaagaagaagatgaatggTGTTTGTTGAAAACATTTTTCATCAACCTAGCTACTATAAATCATGAACTAATTCTCTATGTTATTACAATCTTATTGCTTATTTCCACAATTTTGATTCATGAGAActccttttttgtttttgtttgatgaacaaaatctaaataatttaaatattaatttgtcaatgttattacattttaatattaattgttagatattattgtttcttataTTTCATTTATATCTAACTGaaattgttttagttaaataaaattaaaattacagaAGAAAATGGTGTTTTTTTAGGATAAGTAGtgcatttttttaatgtagAGAAAATTCATCaatatttttaactaattttagaGAGTGATGGtaattattcataaatttaGAGATGGAGTGGTTAGCAATAGCATGATGATTGATCAATACTTATCTTTTTCATAACAATAATTGCAAAATGCCAAAAGAAAGACAACAAGTCATACAAAGACCTTAGCCAATTATAAAAAACCACACATTGAattcattatatataaaaatatctcAAGCAATACCATAGCTTTCACTCAATAACTCAAACCACATCAATTTGTCGAAGCTCTCAAAGCATAAGCATATGTAATAATTTATGGTTTGGATGGATGTGCACCTTTAACCACAGTAACTGGACATGTAGCATTTATCACCACATAATTGCTCACACTTCCAAGTAATACCCTGTCATATCCAAATATTTATCAACATCGaatcaaaccgaactaaaaaaataataatatcaatttagtttgattaaattttgcGTAGTTTTGGTACCTTTTAATAGGGCCTAAACCTCTGCTTCCAATGACAAGAGCATCAAGCTTGAGATCATCCACAGCATCACACAGTTTCTCCCTTGGATCTCCCCAATAAACCTTTGCTACCACCTTAGCCTGCATCTCCAAAACCAAACTCACTTTTACATTCAAATGGAAAACGAGACTTCTAAAATGGAACGGAggtagaaattttatttttctattaaaataaaacttgaatataaaaatttgacaaATATCCGTACCCCTTTGGTCCTGGAGACAGTATCAAGGATATCAAGAACCTCAGGATCATGAGTCAGGCCATACTGCTTTGAATAGTTTATCTCTCTCAATTCCTCAAGAGGCACCAAAGCTGAACTCGtcaaaaaaaccaaaattacttcaaatactataaattaaatttcaaccaatttttttttaaaaaagatgatCAGCAATTATATATACTGAAAGAAATGTTACGTGATCCGGTGGCTTCGAAGAGAAGCTTCCTGGTATGATCAGAATTAGGCGGCTGAACTTGGATAAGAATAATCAAATCCCCAGAATTGATCAGATTTTCAGTTGCCCAACGGAGAGCTAACTTGCTAGTCGGAGAGTAATCCATGGCTATCCCAACGTTACGAGCGTTTTCCATTTCTCTATATCTCTCTCAGCCTTTGTTTTAGATTTGTAAGCTCTGCTACCAACTTACCAGgcttatatataatataagctTTGGAGGTTCTTGAAGGTGCTAGCTTCTTTAAAAACTGTTTGTCGTATAAAGAAAGAAAGACTTGGAATGGAAGGAACAGAACAGAAGCTAGTAACAGGTCtattaaatggaaaaatatatcagattttaatttttctaatccTGTGTGCTTTGAATACTTGATAGTTAAGTTTGTCAACTAACCTAAAATAACATGAGTGTATCTAATCTTGATTTTTTGGGTGAAAATGTAAGTAATCTTGATTTTTTGGGGGGGTGAAAATGTAAAGTAAGCTTGATTGTGAGGTccataaatatacatatatggtAATAAATCAATTAGGTGGGGCATAATGCTCGACTTTTTCTTTTCCAGATGTTGAGCATTAGGCCTAAAAGCTAAATTGAGGAGAATATAATGAGCTGCTAAACTGTGGGCTATCTTGCTGGTTTTTGGTATTTAAACCACTATTCCAATTTCTAAAAGAAACACTAATCTAATGTATTTAACTTTATTTTCCATGCTCTAACTTTTCGatcatttcatatattttttttataattgggataGGGGGAGCGCTTTGGGCAGTGGGAGGAATAGATCTCACAAATTGCTacccagcgcttataccatttaagCTATTGGAGAtcatttcatataattttcTACTTTCTAAAGTTGAAAAT
Coding sequences within it:
- the LOC126679069 gene encoding glutamate decarboxylase 1-like encodes the protein MALSRAGIDSDGSVHSTFASRYVRTSLPRFRMPDNSIPKEAAFQFINDELMLDGNPRLNLASFVTTWMEPECDKLIMASINKNYVDMDEYPVTTELQNRCVNMIAHLFNAPLGESETAVGVGTVGSSEAIMLAGLAFKRKWQHRRKSEGKPFDNPNIVTGANVQVCWEKFARYFEVELKEVKLREGYYVMDPEQAAEMVDENTICVAAILGSTLNGEFEDVKRLNDLLVEKNSQTGWDTPIHVDAASGGFIAPFLHPELEWDFRLPLVKSINVSGHKYGLVYAGIGWVIWRSKDDLPEDLIFHINYLGADQPTFTLNFSKGSCQVIAQYYQLIRLGFEGYKNVMENCIDNMLVLKDGLEKTGRFNIVSKDIGVPLVAFSLKDNSKHNEFELTDMLRRYGWIIPAYTMPPDAQHVTVLRVVIREDFSRTLAERLLNDIGKVLHELDSLPSRLETRVSISADDKVVVKKTAIETQREVTMVWRKFVMEKKKMNGVC
- the LOC126679068 gene encoding glutamate decarboxylase 1; translated protein: MVLSKTVSESDVSVHSTFASRYVRAPLPRFRMPENSIPKDAAYQIINDELMLDGNPRLNLASFVTTWMEPECDKLVMAGINKNYVDMDEYPVTTDLQNRCVNMIAHLFNAPLGESETAVGVGTVGSSEAIMLAGLAFKRKWQNKRKAEGKPFDKPNIVTGANVQVCWEKFARYFEVELKEVKLTEGYYVMDPAKAVEMVDENTICVAAILGSTLNGEFEDVKLLNDLLVAKNEETGWDTPIHVDAASGGFIAPFLYPELEWDFRLPLVKSINVSGHKYGLVYAGIGWAIWRTKEDLPEELIFHINYLGADQPTFTLNFSKGSSQVIAQYYQLIRLGYEGYRSIMENCRDNMMVLKEGLEKTGKFNIVSKDVGVSLVAFSLKDHSCHNEFEISEMLRRFGWIVPAYTMPADAQHITVLRVVIREDFSRTFAERLVIDIERVLHELDTLPSRITEKIAILEDKAKSENKNGKKTEVETQKEITTIWKKFVLQKKMNGVC
- the LOC126679070 gene encoding universal stress protein PHOS32, with protein sequence MENARNVGIAMDYSPTSKLALRWATENLINSGDLIILIQVQPPNSDHTRKLLFEATGSPLVPLEELREINYSKQYGLTHDPEVLDILDTVSRTKGAKVVAKVYWGDPREKLCDAVDDLKLDALVIGSRGLGPIKRVLLGSVSNYVVINATCPVTVVKGAHPSKP